A single window of Candidatus Kryptoniota bacterium DNA harbors:
- a CDS encoding divalent metal cation transporter, producing the protein MLSTRIKKYWRVLGPGLITGASDDDPSGIATYSQAGAGFGLATLWTAVITFPLMAAVQEMCARIGMVTQEGLTGTIKKKYPKSILYLMALFSFPAITLNIGADIQGMGAVANLLIPQIPSFAFSVVFTALLVSFIIKFPYRKFAAVLKWLCLSLLLYAVVPFLVHANWVEVMKSTFIPTIHFDKSFFEILVAILGTTISPYLFFWQATMEAEDISHDRKKIIINKRILNDMEMDIDFGMFFSNLVMFFIILTTGAVLYKAGIRQIDTVGQAAKALEPLTGKLTYLLFAVGVIGTGFLAIPVLAGSLSYILAETFNWREGLDKKFHEAKGFYITLIVSLIVGLSLEFLGVSPIQALIYTAVLYGLTAPVMISVIMHISNNKKVMGKFTNKRWSNVLGSITLILMSAAAVALIWFQFN; encoded by the coding sequence ATGCTTTCAACAAGAATTAAGAAATACTGGCGTGTACTCGGACCCGGACTTATTACAGGCGCGAGCGACGATGATCCTTCGGGGATTGCTACCTATTCCCAGGCAGGTGCCGGTTTTGGTTTAGCAACTCTTTGGACTGCGGTTATCACTTTCCCTCTGATGGCTGCCGTACAGGAGATGTGCGCACGAATAGGTATGGTAACGCAGGAGGGATTGACAGGAACTATAAAAAAGAAATATCCGAAGAGTATTTTATATCTGATGGCGCTGTTTAGTTTCCCGGCTATTACTCTCAATATTGGCGCAGACATACAGGGAATGGGTGCCGTTGCCAATTTGCTTATTCCTCAAATTCCATCTTTTGCTTTCAGCGTAGTGTTTACGGCTTTACTTGTGTCCTTCATTATCAAGTTCCCTTATCGGAAGTTCGCCGCGGTATTGAAATGGCTTTGCCTATCGTTACTATTGTATGCCGTAGTTCCCTTCCTGGTACATGCAAATTGGGTGGAAGTCATGAAAAGTACCTTTATTCCGACTATTCATTTCGACAAATCTTTTTTTGAGATACTTGTTGCCATTCTCGGCACCACTATTTCTCCTTACCTGTTTTTTTGGCAAGCCACTATGGAAGCGGAAGACATTTCACATGACCGTAAGAAAATCATAATCAACAAACGAATCTTAAACGACATGGAAATGGATATCGATTTCGGAATGTTCTTCTCAAACCTCGTTATGTTTTTCATAATCCTTACGACGGGCGCAGTATTATACAAGGCGGGTATCAGACAAATCGATACGGTAGGACAAGCCGCAAAAGCATTGGAACCATTGACAGGTAAACTTACTTATCTACTTTTTGCCGTCGGCGTAATCGGCACAGGATTTTTAGCAATACCTGTCTTAGCCGGCTCACTTTCCTACATTTTAGCCGAGACTTTCAATTGGAGGGAAGGTCTGGATAAGAAATTCCACGAAGCTAAAGGATTTTACATCACACTGATCGTCTCACTCATTGTTGGATTGTCTCTGGAATTCCTTGGCGTAAGCCCGATACAAGCTCTTATTTACACCGCCGTACTATATGGCTTGACAGCGCCCGTAATGATTTCCGTAATCATGCACATTTCTAACAATAAAAAGGTAATGGGAAAATTCACAAACAAGAGATGGTCAAATGTTCTCGGATCAATTACGCTGATACTGATGAGCGCTGCCGCTGTTGCATTGATATGGTTTCAATTCAATTAG